GCCAATATCCAAAATGCGGGTACAACTAGTAGCGCTAAAACAACCCAATAGGCAATAGCCATCGCGAAACCGCCTTTCTGATTTGCCATTCAGAGGCCGGTGTCTATGGTTCATTATCTCTTTCATCATACCAAATTCCCGCTGTGACCCCGAGATATTTTTGTCAAAACAAATTGAGGATGACTTTCATTATCCCGACATTTATCAAGAATTTTGTTATAGTTACAGCCATGGATAGAAAATAGTTATTTAGGACCTTGTCATATCATGCAGGCAGTCGCGTAGACCTACACCCCCTCCCGTGGGCTTTACAGCGAAGCCCATTTAGGTATGGACGCCTCTAAGCGCGGTACGAAAAATATGGGTCATCCATTCTTAGGTGTTGTTAGCTGTCAGGGAGTATTATGAAAAAACCTGAAGGAGATAGAGGCATGGTGCGAACGGAATACGCGTATTGGTTTACGATGTCTTCGGCTACGGAAGACGAAATCGATATTGTACGGCAAAAAGTAGAATCAGGACACCACGACGACGTTGTGCTCGTGTCCGTGTCAAGTGAAGCCGTCGCTGAAAAAGCGGTGGCCGAGTTGCAAGATGTGGCCGGCGAATACTTTATTAGCGCTCACGATGACCAGCGGTTATTATTACTACGGTCCCATGCTTGGTATCTTAAACGCAGTGAAGCCCATGATAATATGGTGGCGTTAATCGGTCTCTTAGAAGAGGCATTGGAACTGGCAAAAGATGTCGATCCTGAATTAACCCGAGAATTAGCCCAAAGAGGCGCGCAATACCTCGAGCAATTTCCGGCTATGCAAAAGCGTTTTCGTCATCTCGATGAGCGACTCGAATATCTTTCCCATCATTATAAAAAACATTCATCATCGCGCCTGTAATCTCACAGGCGCGAATTCTTTTGCCAGGTCTCTTAGAGTGTCTTGGTTTAGCAGGAATTTTGCGATCTCAAATCGAAAGAACATAGCGTAAACCCAAAAGATTGCAAGAATAAGCGGAAAATACCTAGGGGGATATCAATGGCCATTTCGTGGCATGCCAAGTCGACACACATTGCCTTTGATGTAGAAATGATTTGTCGGCGGAGCCAGTCACAAGGGGAATCTATGGGTCCCACAAAGATTGCGCTGGATACGTCGAGACAACCGGTTAAGATTGTTTGCGAAGCTAAAGATTTGGAAGCATTACAACGAAAAATTACCTCCGCGTTAAACTTTGTTAAAGATTCGGATATTATGCATATTTTATGCGACATGTCAGAAACACCAGATACTTGGTGGCCTCACATTTTAGTGACTGTAGCTCAGTCCCTTTATACGTTGGCGAACCAGGCCAAAGAGTTTAGGGTCTATGTGAGCCCTGGCGAAACGTCATGGGAATATGCCAAACTCCTCGCCGAATCTGTCATCTGGGTGAAAGATCTGGTTAATATGCCTCCTAATTTAAAGCCGCCTCAGACATTAGCAACCCTTTTTCAGACGCGGGCCCAGGAAAAAAATCTGCCAATTTCGTGGCACCGGCTCGAATTGGAGGATTTAGTACAAATTCAAGCCGGTGGCATGTTGGCGGTGGGGCAAGGCTCGGTGAATCCCCCTGTATTATTGGCTGGGCGCTACGAAGGTAAACCGGGTAGCCCATGGCTTGGCTTAATCGGGAAAGGAATTACCTTTGATTCAGGCGGAATTTCCCTAAAGCCCGCGGAAAATATGGGCCGCCTTAAGGCAGATATGACAGGCTCTGCTGTCATGATGGCAGCTCTTGAATTAGCCGCGGAAATGCGTTGGCCACTGAATATTTTGGCTGTAGCTCCCTTAGCCGAAAATTTGCCGGATGGGGCGGCCTACAGGCCCGGCGATGTGATTACCATGATGGACAAGACCACCGTCGAAATCGCCAGTACTGATGCGGAAGGTCGTTTGGTTTTGGCGGACGCTTTGACCTACGCTTTAGAATCCCACGTGTCGCATGTGATTGATATGGCTACGTTAACAGGCACCAATGTTATCGCCTTGGGTGGTGTGCGGGCTGGTCTCGTATTCAACGACGAGAGATGGGCTGAATGTATTTTTCAAGCCGGTGAAAGCAGCTTGGAGAAAGTGTGGAAATTGCCGCATGACAAGGCCTATCAAGAAATGAACAAGAGTTTGGTCGCAGATTTGAAAAATAGTGGAGGGCGGGCCGGAGGAACGATTTCGGCTGGACTTTTCATTGGGCATTTTGCAAAGGATGTTCCTTGGGCCCACATCGATATTGCCGGGATGGCGATTAACGACAAGAGCGGTGCCACAGGCTTTGGTATGCTCTTAATGGCGGAAATTATGCAGTGCTGGATCCGTGATTATGCTTAGATGACACGAGCATATTTTTTTCACGCTTGTATAAAGTCACCGGGATAAGGGATGGACACTTGGGACATCATACCCTACTGAACCATGTTGCTATACCGGCATGGCGAAAGGAGGGATTCGTGTTGGCATCTGTCAACGTGAAATGCACCGTCAACAATTGCTATTTTTGGGCCAAGGATAATATGTGCTCGGCCGACAGTATTTTGATTACCTCTGACCAAGCGGCTCAGGATCATCCCCGTATGAGTTTTGGCAATGAGGAAGAAGGGAATCTGATTCAAGCGATTGGAAGCACTCCCGCTCATTCTATGACCGAAACAGCGTGCCATACCTTTAAATCGCGTTAAGGATTTAAGGCGAAAAGGAATAACCCGGCCAAGTGTCCGGGTTATTTTTTTATCTTCGAAAAAAGGACTTTATGCCCTCACGTCGAAATGCGGCAATGTAAGGCATGACAATTGTCGAATGGAATCGACAAGAGACTGTCGACGAAAGGACTCGAAAGACCATGAAACTCACTACGAAAGTCTCCATCTTGGCGGGCTTATTAATGGCCGTGACGATTACGCAGAGCTATTTAACCATATCCCGTGCGGAAAACACGCTGCGTCATACCGAGCATATTAGTCAACGGGATACAGCATTCAATAATGCCGTGCATTCGATGGAAACATCCTTTTATGGCTATGACGATCAAATGAATATGTATGTTTTAGTTGCCAAACTCGGTAATCAAAATGCGTTAGCCAATGAAACTTATGCGCAAGCCTTAGGATTCGAAAAACAATTTGCCAATGCGCTGTCAACGGCACAAAATGTCAATACGACGGATAAAGCCGTCAAATTGTTAAACGAGGTATCTCAACAAATCAATGCGTATAATACGGATGCGCAAATCGTGCATCAAGATGTGTTAAATCACCGTATCGCCCAGGCTATCTCCATGCAGACGGTGGGCAATAATGCGCCGTCCAATGCGATTATGCCGCTATTAAGTCAGTTGGTGCAAATCGGACAAACCAATTTGAGTAATGCTCTAACAAGTGTGCGTAATAACCAAAGCGCCGCTATTTCCTTCGCCTGGATTGCGGCGATTACACAACTGCTATTTGTGGCTTTGGCTCTGTGGGGCATTCAATATTTTGCCGTCCGTCCCATTAAAACTTTAAAGACGGTGGCTGAGCATTTAGCCGAAGGCAATATTGAAGACCAGGTAAGCTATACCAGCCGCGATGAATTAGGCGACTTGGCGGCGTCATTTCGCGCCATGATGTCCTATTTAGCCGAAGCTGGGAAAGTTGCGGAAGCCATTGGACAAGGGAATTTGACGGTTAATCCGGTCGCGAAAGGGCCCAAAGACGTCTTAGGGCATGCCATTGTGGCGATGCATCAACGGCTTCGCGAGGTCATCTCGGCGATGCAGGATATGGGCCATTTGGTTCACGGTAACGTGACAGAACTTAATGATCTGGCGTCCCAAACGACCGATGCGACCCAACAAATTTCTATGGCTATTTCTCAAACAGCGCAAGCGACCGGCGAATCGTCCCATGGTTTACAACAAATTGCGGCATCCATGCAACAGCTGAAAGCAGCCGTCGAGCAAGTGGCGACAGGAACAAATCTTCAAGCGGAACAAGTGCAAGGCGGGGAAAATGCTCTAAACAATATGAAGAGCGCTCAATTGTCGGTCAAAGATGCGGCCAGTCGTATGGAACAATTGGCGGCACAATCCCGGAAAGCAGCCCAAGAAGGGCGCAAACAAGTGGAAGAAACTTTGTCAGCCATGAGCCGAATTGCTGATGTGACCCGGAACACTGCGGAAGCTATCGCCCTTTTGGGTAAACATTCCGAACGCATTGGCGCCATTGCGGGGACGATTTCCGAAATTGCATCCCAAACCAACTTACTTGCATTAAATGCCAACATTGAAGCGGCTCGCGCTGGCGAACACGGGCGGGGATTTGCGGTCGTGGCCGATGAGGTCAGGAAATTGGCCGAACAATCCTCTCAAGAAGCGAAAAATGTGAGTGAACTTATCCGGACGATTCAGGAAACCGTACAACAATCCGTGTTATCCATGGAAAAGGGACAACAAGAAGTGATGACGGGGCAGGCTTTGGGCGAGGAAACGCGGGGAGCCCTTGAAGGGATGGAGAAGGCTGTTACCGAGGTCGCGGGAGAGATTAGTGTATTGACCGAGACGATACGAACCTTTGACATTCAAAGTGAGGGGGTAGACCAAGGAATCCGCCAAATATCCAAGATTGCGCAAGACAATTCGGCAGCTGCTCACGAAATGGCTGCAGCATCCGCGGAAGTGACCGATACCATTCAAGGGTTAGCTGCTATTTCCGAAGAAACGGCGGCGTCGACCGAAGAAGTGGCTAGCACGAGTCAACATGTTGCGGAATCCGCGGGAGCGTTAGCCGAAAAAGCACGGGAACTGTCTTTAGTAGCCAGCCGTTTAGATGAATTGGTTTCCCAATACCAACTGTAGAGGGGGGCCTCAAGGGATGCAAGTACTCACCTTTTCACTAGAAGGCTCAACATTTGGACTGCCCACATCGGTTGTCGGCGAAGTCATCCGCATGCCTTCTTTGACGGCTCTTCCCGGTGCTCCGGTGGGCCTTCTCGGTTTGATGAACTTGCGGGGGCGGATGCTCCCGGTGGTCGATCCCCGATTTTGGCTGCACATTGCATCGGAAGAGCAATTAAAACATGTGGTGGTCGTACTTGGGGAAAATGAGTCGATGGGGCTAGCCGTTGAACAAGTGGACAGCATTATCGAGACGCCAGTGCATGAAGATGTGCCAGATATGGTCGATGAACGGCTAAAGCCACTCATTGCCGGATATTTTCAAACCGAGCGTGGATTTGTCTTTGTGTGGCATTCTCACGGTCCCTATTTTCTCTGGGACTTGATGCATCAGGCCGAGGAGAGGTTGTCATGACTTTTCAGGATTTGAGATGGGACTCGTCGGAAGAAAAAGAACTCTTCGTCGCTGAATTGCAAGATCTTTTACAAACCCTAGAGGATACGGCGCTCTCAAACGCTCCCGATATTGATGCCGCCTTTCGTGCGGCTCATACGATAAAAGGCTCGGCGGCCATGGTTGGCCTTGTAGAATGGTCCACGAAAGCGCACCACCTCGAGGATGAATTAGATCACGTTCGGGGAAAGAAAATCACATGGGACACCAGTGACTTGCGAAAACAGGTGCTTGATTTGGTGGATTTTATCCGCGGAGAATTATCACCGGTTTCTTCTGCCTCGACTCCCTCCTCCGGCGAGCACTGGCGGATTATGTTAGACCCGAATTGTGCTCTGAAAGGAGCCCGGGCTTTTCAATTACTAAACCGAATTCAGGAAGTCGCTGACATCATTTCGTCCAAACCCTCGCTTGAGAACCCTGCCGAATTGGAACAATTTGATGAGACGACGGTGGATGTCGTATTCAAACTCAAAACCGGCCGCGCGGTAATCTGGTCTGACATATTTCACAGTGTTCCCGAAGTGGAAAGTTGGGAAAAGGTTGGTTCTCAGGAAACAGACAGTCCAGCCTCCATGGCTGTTGCCGCAGGAAGTGCGAGCCGTCAAGAAAATATGATCCGCATTCATCCGGGCGTGCTCGAGGGACTTTTAGATGGACTCGGGGAACTATTGTTGCGTCACGCCGAGTTGACCCACCGGTTATCTGATGTCTCGTCATCAGCCAAAGAGGCCTTAGAAGGCATCAAGCGTATTGCTATGAATTTGCAAGATATTACTTTGCGGGCGCGAATGCTACCATTATCCACGCTTTTTCATCAATATCCTCGGGCGGTCCATGATATCGCGACCCAACTCTCTAAAGATATTGCGCTTAGCATCGAGGGGGGTGAAACCCAATTAGACCGGCTGGTTATGGACCGTTTGCATGAACCCTTGTTACATCTGATTCGCAATGCAGCCGACCATGGCATTGAAAACGCTGAGGAGCGTTTACGCCAGCATAAATCTCCGACAGGTCACATTTTGCTTCAGGCTTCCTCACGAAAAGGCCGGGTTCAAATTATTGTGGCGGATGACGGGCACGGGATTGACTGGGACCGGTTAAGAGAAAAAGCGGTGAAACGCGGAGTCATGACCCGAGAACAAGCCCAGAGTGCCTTACCAGATCAATTGGTCGCGATGCTTTTTCTTCCCGGATTTTCCACCAAAGACCAAGTCAGCGATCTTTCAGGACGCGGTGTGGGACTTGATGTGGTAAAAGAGACTTTAACGGCGCTTCATGGAGATATTCGGGTAGAGTCCGAGCCCGGACAAGGAACCCGGTTCATTATGGAACTGCCTATGACTATGGCTATTTTATCGGCCTTGCTAATACAAGTGGGGCCCGTCGTTTTAGGCATTCCGGTGTTAAATGTTGAACGGATTGAACATTGGCAACAAGATGCGGTCAAACACACCTTGGGAGCAGAGATGATTGATGATAATGGGCATCCACTGAAAGTGAGTGTGCTTGCCGAATGGTTAAAAATCCCGGGAAGCCGCCCGCAAGTAATCGTGCGGGTTCAAGATGGTCCTCTCAAAATGGCTCTAGTGGCCGATACCGTATTGGGGCAGCAAGATGTGGTAATTAAACCGATTGAGCGCGTCATGCCATTTATGCCTTGGATGACGGGAGCTGCGGTTTTAGGGGATGGACGCGTGGCCTTAATGGTCGATGTCAAACGTCTTGTGGAGCGCATTGGCTATGACGAGAAAACCTCCTCCTTACAACAGAAGACGGTGAATTCGGAGGGAAGCACCTCCGAAGCCATATCATCATGGCTGGTTTTTGAGCTTGACTCTCAACCTTATGCCATCTCTGTGGAAAAAGTCCAAGAAGTGTTAGTGCGCCAGCCCGTGTCCCGCATTATGGGCCAGCACCCTTTCTTAGAAGGGGTCACCATGATACGGGGCGAATCCTATCCGGTTATTTCCGGGAAAAAAATGATGGACAGTCCACATCCTGGGGAAGGCGGATATTTCATCATCATTCATATGAGCCAGCGCCGTTTTGTCTTGGCGGTAGACGCTGTGAAAGAGATTATTCCCATTAATTGGCGCAGTATTCAAGCCGTGCCCAATTATCAAAATACGGAAGTGATTATGGGGTTGGCCGAGATCGGGGACCGCGTCATCCAACTCGTAGATTTTGATGCCACCTTGGCGGCAGTGCTTCCTGTTGAGACTCCTTTACCTATAAATGAAGACGGACACTCGGATTTAAAGGGTGTCAGGGTATTTGTGGCTGACGATTCCCGCTTGGCCCGGCAGAAACTCATGACCGCACTTAGGGAACAAGGCGCTCTTGTTCGGGCCTTTGAGGACGGACAAGCGTTGATGACAGCTATTCAGGATCCTTCTCTTCGCCCTCATGTCGTAGTGACGGACATGGAGATGCCAAAAATGGATGGCTATCACGTGTTACAAGCCATGAAAACTGCATTTCCCGCGATTCCGGTCATTGTGCATACCTCTTTAGATGGAAAATTGTCCAAAGAACGATGTGAAGAGATGGGAGCCGATTTTGTTCTCACCAAATGGGATGTGGCTGAACTCGTCCGGTCCGTCCATTTAGCCTATCTCCGTACCACCGATAACAAGGGAGAAAAGACACATGCGCTTATTGCCGATTAATCAATTACAACCGGGAGATGTTACTGCCGATACCTTGCGCAGTGCCGATGGGCGAATTCTCCTTCGAGCGGGCGTGGAACTCACGGAATCGATGTTGCGCACCTTAAGCCGTTGGAATATCCCGGCGCTTCCCATTGAATGGCCAGGATTTGAGGATATTGATACGGCCCCGGTTCTGTCCGCACCGTTGATTGATGACATGCTCAAGTGGGCTTCTCAACCAGGACCCTTATCATGGAATGTCATTAATCAAGGACAGCACATTCTTCGTAAGATGTGGGATGAACAGCTCGATGCTCACGGATCGGCCTTTGAATTAATTCCCGTTTATCAAGTAGGGACCCCGTTTTTAAGCTATTATGTCAATCTTGTTGGTTTGGTGATGCGTCTTGGATATCAATTAGCTCCGGAATGGGCTGAGGCTTATGCGCTGGCGGCTTTGCTGATCGGATTTCATCATCAAGGATTGCAAGATGGCCATGTGAAAGAAGAAGATCCGTATCATACGATGGCTCTGGTGAGTGAACTGCGACAATTTCAGGTGCCCTCACCCACGATTACGACGATTTTACAACACCATGCGCATTATGACGGCAGTGGTGTGCCGAATCTCAAAGGCGAGGAGATTTATCGCGGTGCGATGATCTTGGGATTGGCTGAAACGTTTTTAACCTTGGTCTTTCAAACCCACGAGCCCGCATTGCCCGCCCATGAGGCGCTGGAATGGGTTGTCGGGGGAGCGGGTATGGATTTTTCCTTGGAAACCGTGAAAAAACTGCAGCGTATCATAGCGCCATATGCCACCGGACAAGTTGTGTCGTTGGGAAATCACGATGTCGCGGTGGTACGCCGTGTCCCTTCGGATTGGCCAAGTCGTCCGATTATTGGATTACTAAATGGTAAAGATGCCGGGCTGATTATCGATTTACGGGACCCCGATCAACAGACCCGAGTGATTACGGGAATTTATCCAGAACGGCTCTGGCCTTAATAAAGAGAACTCATGAAATGTGAGGTGGGAGGATCATATGGCGCACGTGGATGAAGTGCTAACAATTTGGGGTAAAATTTGTGGTCCGGGACTGGATGAAGCGGGACGTGCCTTGAGTCAAATGACCGGGCTGGATTTTACCATGGAAGATAAAGCGGTCAATGAAGTGGCGTGGGGAGAAGTGCTAAAGCGTTTTACCCAAAATGATCACACGGAATATTATGTGGTGCATTTAGGCGCGACAGGTTTGTTAACGGCCCGGATTATGTTGATCTTTTCGCCAGAAAACGGCCAGCGTCTGGTTTCCACAATGATGGGGGAAGATACCGATTTGCCGCTTGATGAGGTTGGACTCTCAGCCTTGGCCGAAATTGGGAATGTGGTCGGTACTGCCTTTTTGAACGTGTTTGCCAATATTTTTGGCACGGTGTTTGAGCCGACAGTTCCGGAAGTGAAACAGGGTTATGGAATAGATGTGTTCCCGCTTTTTTCTAACCACCAACGTGTACTTATTACCGAAGCCATATTCCGGGTAACGGGCGAAACATTAACCGGAGAAATTTTGATTGTGCCCGAACGTTTACAGCAAGCTGGGAGGTAATCAGGATGACGGTACTGATTGTAGATGATGCGGCATTTATGCGGCTTAGGTTAAAAAAATTATTAACCCAACAAGGTTATGACGTGGAAGAAGCTGCTAATGGCCAAGAAGCGGTGGAAAAATACCAGGCGATCCACCCGGATTGTGTGTTAATGGATATTACTATGCCTGAGATGAGTGGTCTTGATGCCTTGAAAGCTATCAAAGACATGGACAGCACAGCCAAAGTTATCATGGTTTCAGCCTTGGGCCAACAAGCAATGGTCATTCAAGCTATTCAAAATGGTGCCAAGGATTTTATTGTCAAGCCCTACGAGCCCGAACGCGTATTGGCTTCACTGAGCAAAGTCTTGTCCTAACAGGGATTTATTCATTTCTAACTGATTGATCAAAAAGGAGTATTGGACTTTATGCCCGCTGTCATGATCGTGGACGATTCAGCCTATGCCCGGTTTGTATTAAAGGACCGATTTAAACATCGGGGATGGGATGTGCTGACCGTCGGGAGCGGGGAAGAAGCATTGACCCAGTTGTCCCATTTCGTCCCCGATCTTATTACGATGGATGTTCTTATGCCCCATATGAATGGCATTGAAACCGTTAAAGCCTTACGGACTAAATGGGATGGTCCCATTATTATGGTGTCCAGTCAAACTCAAGGAGGGGCCGATTTAACCTGGCAAGCTTTGGACGCCGGTGCCTCGGATTTTGTCGGCAAACCAGCTCCCGCTCAGCCACTCGATCAAATCATTGATCAAATCATCGCGAAATATGAGGCCTTAAAGACTCCTTATGCCAACCGCATGGTTAAAGTCGCGCATTCCTCTTTGCCGAAGCAGTCCTGGGTTCACGCCAGGCTCTTGATTATTGGGGCTTCGACGGGAGGACCTAAAGCTCTTGCCCGGGTTGTGAAGTATTTTCGTGCGCCATGGTCGATTCCCATTGTGATTGTTCAGCACATGCCCGCCAGTTTTACCACGTCCTTGGCCGCGCGGCTTGGTCAAATTATTGGGGTGCCAGTACGGGAATCGCCGTTGGCTCCTCAAAAAATGCTATGGGAGCCGGGCCAGATTATTTTGGCCCGGGGAGGATATCACCTGCGTTTGAATGAACACGCTTGTTGGAGTGAACCAGGACCCCGGTTACACGGAGTCATACCTGCCATCGATGTAACAGCCCTTGATGGCGTCAAAGCCTTTGGACAGGATTTGTGTTTCACTATTTTGACCGGGATGGGCGAAGATGGTGCGGAAGCGGCTTATCAATGTCATAAAGCGGGCGGAACGGTTATCGTTCAAGATCCAACAACGGCAGTCGTCTGGGGCATGCCTCAAGCCGCATTAAATAAAGGAGCGGGTGACATGGTTGGCACACTCGATGAGATAGGTAGCTGGCTAAATGAGGTGATTCATCCTGAGCTTGGAATTTCCTGATGCCCAGTGGCATGAATTTGTCCGATATGTGGATCACCAAAATTTGTTGGTCTTAGCGGACTATAAACGGGATCAAGTGGAACGGCGGCTTAAAGGCTTTCTTTTGCGTGAAGGCTATTCGGATTTATTAGCCCTCATCGAAGCTATGCGCCATCAGCCCG
The Sulfobacillus thermosulfidooxidans DNA segment above includes these coding regions:
- a CDS encoding leucyl aminopeptidase family protein translates to MAISWHAKSTHIAFDVEMICRRSQSQGESMGPTKIALDTSRQPVKIVCEAKDLEALQRKITSALNFVKDSDIMHILCDMSETPDTWWPHILVTVAQSLYTLANQAKEFRVYVSPGETSWEYAKLLAESVIWVKDLVNMPPNLKPPQTLATLFQTRAQEKNLPISWHRLELEDLVQIQAGGMLAVGQGSVNPPVLLAGRYEGKPGSPWLGLIGKGITFDSGGISLKPAENMGRLKADMTGSAVMMAALELAAEMRWPLNILAVAPLAENLPDGAAYRPGDVITMMDKTTVEIASTDAEGRLVLADALTYALESHVSHVIDMATLTGTNVIALGGVRAGLVFNDERWAECIFQAGESSLEKVWKLPHDKAYQEMNKSLVADLKNSGGRAGGTISAGLFIGHFAKDVPWAHIDIAGMAINDKSGATGFGMLLMAEIMQCWIRDYA
- a CDS encoding DUF1540 domain-containing protein translates to MASVNVKCTVNNCYFWAKDNMCSADSILITSDQAAQDHPRMSFGNEEEGNLIQAIGSTPAHSMTETACHTFKSR
- a CDS encoding methyl-accepting chemotaxis protein, with protein sequence MKLTTKVSILAGLLMAVTITQSYLTISRAENTLRHTEHISQRDTAFNNAVHSMETSFYGYDDQMNMYVLVAKLGNQNALANETYAQALGFEKQFANALSTAQNVNTTDKAVKLLNEVSQQINAYNTDAQIVHQDVLNHRIAQAISMQTVGNNAPSNAIMPLLSQLVQIGQTNLSNALTSVRNNQSAAISFAWIAAITQLLFVALALWGIQYFAVRPIKTLKTVAEHLAEGNIEDQVSYTSRDELGDLAASFRAMMSYLAEAGKVAEAIGQGNLTVNPVAKGPKDVLGHAIVAMHQRLREVISAMQDMGHLVHGNVTELNDLASQTTDATQQISMAISQTAQATGESSHGLQQIAASMQQLKAAVEQVATGTNLQAEQVQGGENALNNMKSAQLSVKDAASRMEQLAAQSRKAAQEGRKQVEETLSAMSRIADVTRNTAEAIALLGKHSERIGAIAGTISEIASQTNLLALNANIEAARAGEHGRGFAVVADEVRKLAEQSSQEAKNVSELIRTIQETVQQSVLSMEKGQQEVMTGQALGEETRGALEGMEKAVTEVAGEISVLTETIRTFDIQSEGVDQGIRQISKIAQDNSAAAHEMAAASAEVTDTIQGLAAISEETAASTEEVASTSQHVAESAGALAEKARELSLVASRLDELVSQYQL
- a CDS encoding chemotaxis protein CheW, whose protein sequence is MQVLTFSLEGSTFGLPTSVVGEVIRMPSLTALPGAPVGLLGLMNLRGRMLPVVDPRFWLHIASEEQLKHVVVVLGENESMGLAVEQVDSIIETPVHEDVPDMVDERLKPLIAGYFQTERGFVFVWHSHGPYFLWDLMHQAEERLS
- a CDS encoding hybrid sensor histidine kinase/response regulator yields the protein MTFQDLRWDSSEEKELFVAELQDLLQTLEDTALSNAPDIDAAFRAAHTIKGSAAMVGLVEWSTKAHHLEDELDHVRGKKITWDTSDLRKQVLDLVDFIRGELSPVSSASTPSSGEHWRIMLDPNCALKGARAFQLLNRIQEVADIISSKPSLENPAELEQFDETTVDVVFKLKTGRAVIWSDIFHSVPEVESWEKVGSQETDSPASMAVAAGSASRQENMIRIHPGVLEGLLDGLGELLLRHAELTHRLSDVSSSAKEALEGIKRIAMNLQDITLRARMLPLSTLFHQYPRAVHDIATQLSKDIALSIEGGETQLDRLVMDRLHEPLLHLIRNAADHGIENAEERLRQHKSPTGHILLQASSRKGRVQIIVADDGHGIDWDRLREKAVKRGVMTREQAQSALPDQLVAMLFLPGFSTKDQVSDLSGRGVGLDVVKETLTALHGDIRVESEPGQGTRFIMELPMTMAILSALLIQVGPVVLGIPVLNVERIEHWQQDAVKHTLGAEMIDDNGHPLKVSVLAEWLKIPGSRPQVIVRVQDGPLKMALVADTVLGQQDVVIKPIERVMPFMPWMTGAAVLGDGRVALMVDVKRLVERIGYDEKTSSLQQKTVNSEGSTSEAISSWLVFELDSQPYAISVEKVQEVLVRQPVSRIMGQHPFLEGVTMIRGESYPVISGKKMMDSPHPGEGGYFIIIHMSQRRFVLAVDAVKEIIPINWRSIQAVPNYQNTEVIMGLAEIGDRVIQLVDFDATLAAVLPVETPLPINEDGHSDLKGVRVFVADDSRLARQKLMTALREQGALVRAFEDGQALMTAIQDPSLRPHVVVTDMEMPKMDGYHVLQAMKTAFPAIPVIVHTSLDGKLSKERCEEMGADFVLTKWDVAELVRSVHLAYLRTTDNKGEKTHALIAD
- a CDS encoding HD-GYP domain-containing protein: MRLLPINQLQPGDVTADTLRSADGRILLRAGVELTESMLRTLSRWNIPALPIEWPGFEDIDTAPVLSAPLIDDMLKWASQPGPLSWNVINQGQHILRKMWDEQLDAHGSAFELIPVYQVGTPFLSYYVNLVGLVMRLGYQLAPEWAEAYALAALLIGFHHQGLQDGHVKEEDPYHTMALVSELRQFQVPSPTITTILQHHAHYDGSGVPNLKGEEIYRGAMILGLAETFLTLVFQTHEPALPAHEALEWVVGGAGMDFSLETVKKLQRIIAPYATGQVVSLGNHDVAVVRRVPSDWPSRPIIGLLNGKDAGLIIDLRDPDQQTRVITGIYPERLWP
- a CDS encoding chemotaxis protein CheC, which gives rise to MAHVDEVLTIWGKICGPGLDEAGRALSQMTGLDFTMEDKAVNEVAWGEVLKRFTQNDHTEYYVVHLGATGLLTARIMLIFSPENGQRLVSTMMGEDTDLPLDEVGLSALAEIGNVVGTAFLNVFANIFGTVFEPTVPEVKQGYGIDVFPLFSNHQRVLITEAIFRVTGETLTGEILIVPERLQQAGR
- a CDS encoding response regulator, with the translated sequence MTVLIVDDAAFMRLRLKKLLTQQGYDVEEAANGQEAVEKYQAIHPDCVLMDITMPEMSGLDALKAIKDMDSTAKVIMVSALGQQAMVIQAIQNGAKDFIVKPYEPERVLASLSKVLS
- a CDS encoding chemotaxis protein CheB; this translates as MPAVMIVDDSAYARFVLKDRFKHRGWDVLTVGSGEEALTQLSHFVPDLITMDVLMPHMNGIETVKALRTKWDGPIIMVSSQTQGGADLTWQALDAGASDFVGKPAPAQPLDQIIDQIIAKYEALKTPYANRMVKVAHSSLPKQSWVHARLLIIGASTGGPKALARVVKYFRAPWSIPIVIVQHMPASFTTSLAARLGQIIGVPVRESPLAPQKMLWEPGQIILARGGYHLRLNEHACWSEPGPRLHGVIPAIDVTALDGVKAFGQDLCFTILTGMGEDGAEAAYQCHKAGGTVIVQDPTTAVVWGMPQAALNKGAGDMVGTLDEIGSWLNEVIHPELGIS